The proteins below are encoded in one region of Rhodospirillales bacterium:
- a CDS encoding FAD-binding oxidoreductase, protein MADHDVIIIGAGAVGASLAFRLARNRRVLMLEREEQPGYHSTGRSAAHYTGAIGGTEIRALSEETRRFIDNPLRGFADTPLVNPRPVLIVFGTETEEAHFDESGLAHVIGTILHPIDAATCVERCPVLRPEKIGGGLWEPGAVDIDVHAIHGGFLRGARQTGAELVCNAEVLGLERHDGVWRVETRAGTFAAPMVANCCGAWGDVLGTMAGARPVGLKPMRRTAFRFRGPDGVDDADWPLTADVGESFYFKPDAGLIMGSLADETPSEPCDAQPEDIDLAMAAHNIMAWTTLRLARMEARWAGLRSFVSDRLPVTGFDPALEGFFWNVGQGGAGIQTSAGLSAYAAAVILGTELPDGLAAMGLTGETFSPARITG, encoded by the coding sequence ATGGCAGACCATGACGTCATCATCATCGGCGCCGGCGCGGTCGGCGCGTCGCTTGCCTTCCGGCTCGCGCGCAATCGCCGCGTCCTCATGCTCGAGCGGGAGGAGCAGCCCGGCTACCACAGCACCGGTCGCTCGGCGGCGCATTACACCGGCGCGATCGGCGGAACCGAAATCCGGGCACTCAGCGAGGAGACCCGCCGGTTCATCGACAACCCGCTCCGGGGTTTCGCCGATACGCCGCTGGTGAACCCTCGGCCGGTGCTGATTGTGTTCGGCACGGAGACCGAAGAGGCGCATTTCGACGAGTCCGGCCTGGCGCATGTGATCGGCACGATCCTGCATCCGATCGATGCCGCAACCTGTGTCGAACGATGCCCGGTCCTGCGTCCCGAGAAGATCGGGGGCGGCCTTTGGGAGCCCGGTGCGGTCGACATTGACGTCCACGCCATCCACGGCGGTTTTCTGCGTGGCGCGCGGCAGACCGGTGCCGAACTTGTCTGCAATGCGGAGGTGCTGGGGCTGGAGCGGCACGACGGCGTCTGGCGGGTCGAGACCCGCGCCGGAACCTTTGCCGCGCCGATGGTCGCCAACTGCTGCGGGGCCTGGGGCGATGTGCTGGGGACCATGGCGGGTGCGCGGCCGGTCGGCCTCAAGCCGATGCGTCGCACGGCCTTCCGCTTCAGGGGGCCCGACGGCGTCGACGATGCGGACTGGCCGCTGACGGCCGACGTCGGCGAGAGCTTCTACTTCAAACCCGATGCCGGACTGATCATGGGTTCGCTCGCCGACGAGACGCCATCGGAACCGTGTGACGCGCAGCCCGAGGACATCGACCTCGCCATGGCCGCGCACAACATCATGGCATGGACCACGCTCAGGCTCGCCCGCATGGAGGCGCGCTGGGCGGGCCTCCGGAGCTTCGTGTCCGATCGTCTGCCGGTCACCGGCTTCGATCCGGCGCTGGAGGGTTTCTTCTGGAACGTCGGCCAGGGCGGCGCGGGGATCCAGACCTCGGCAGGGCTCTCGGCCTATGCGGCGGCCGTGATCCTCGGGACGGAGCTGCCCGACGGGCTCGCCGCGATGGGCCTGACCGGGGAGACGTTCTCGCCCGCGCGGATCACGGGCTGA